The Cucumis melo cultivar AY chromosome 5, USDA_Cmelo_AY_1.0, whole genome shotgun sequence genome has a segment encoding these proteins:
- the LOC103493647 gene encoding protein MULTIPOLAR SPINDLE 1 encodes MAESQIPAASGGIDDQSLKLAIAGSLLHSKAIQNQHQQHSPTVSSPPSHSNALRWKRKAKERKQELIRLRENLKQAEDASHDDFLSQNSTCKCFFFDNLGKLNPTRPEDGTDNRFNDVLRRRFLRQVRYRERRRKSDNAVHRKRLLDFNEDDEVERLQASVDFLVELYDTYSPVGEVNFKNWAHQAADFILASLKDLLPKGRYVELIEGIISSLIMRLIRKMHSPVKDELEDSASDVQFYAQHLIRELGRETYIGQRAIVSVSQRISAVGESLLFMDPFDDNFPSLHEYLFIMIQLIEFLISDYLKMWSKDRNFDSLLFEEGMISIVHAKKALELLESRNGLYILYMDRVTGDLANQISNIPRLREIKPDIVDDLMH; translated from the exons ATGGCCGAAAGCCAAATTCCGGCGGCAAGCGGAGGAATCGATGATCAGTCCCTCAAACTCGCCATAGCCGGTTCTCTTCTACACTCCAAAGCCATTCAGAATCAGCACCAGCAACATTCTCCAACCGTCTCCAGTCCTCCTTCCCATTCCAATGCTCTCCGATGGAAGCGAAAG GCTAAGGAGAGGAAGCAAGAACTTATTAGGCTTAGAGAAAATCTGAAGCAAGCTGAAG ATGCTTCGCATGATGATTTTCTTTCCCAAAACTCCACTTGCAAGTGCTTTTTCTTCGATAATTTGGGAAAATTGAACCCTACGCGCCCCGAAGATGGTACTGATAACAGGTTTAATGACGTTTTACGCCGGAGATTTCTCAGACAAG TGCGCTATAGGGAACGGAGGAGAAAATCAGACAATGCAGTTCATCGGAAACGACTTTTAG ACTTCAATGAAGATGATGAAGTTGAACGTCTCCAAGCTTCagttgattttcttgtagagCTTTACGACACTTATTCTCCA GTAGGGGAAGTCAACTTTAAAAATTGGGCTCATCAAGCGGCTGATTTCATTCTAG CTTCATTGAAGGATCTTCTACCAAAAGGAAGGTACGTGGAACTTATCGAAGGAATTATTAGCAGCTTGATTATGCGTTTAATCAGAAAGATGCATTCTCCTGTGAAAGATG AATTAGAAGACTCTGCCTCCGATGTCCAATTCTATGCGCAGCATTTAATCCGGGAGCTTGGACGTGAGACGTACATCGGGCAACGTGCAATAGTTTCTGTGTCTCAAAGAATTTCTGCAGTGGGAGAGAGCTTGCTCTTCATGGATCCATTCGATGACAATTTTCCCAGCTTACATGAATACTTGTTCATAAT GATTCAACTTATTGAGTTTCTGATATCAGACTACTTAAAGATGTGGTCAAAGGATCGAAACTTCGACAGCT TGCTCTTTGAAGAGGGGATGATATCCATTGTACATGCAAAGAAAGCTTTAGAACTCTTGGAAAGCAGAAATGGGCTCTACATACTATACATGGACCGTGTCACCGGTGACTTGGCTAATCAAATAAGCAATATTCCGAGACTCCGGGAGATCAAGCCAGACATTGTAGACGACCTAATGCATTGA
- the LOC103493639 gene encoding F-box protein SKIP1, whose product MAEPSSESSSWAELTHECLTNILSRLTIEQRWRGPMLVCKHWFRAARDPSLFSHFDLEPRFESAPTESPAWWLPEFETKIDSMLRSAVRWSLGSLSVIRVRHCSDSSLDFVAQGCPNLEVLSIKSCANVTDSSMAKIAFGCQKLREVDISYCHEISNISLALIGRHCPNIKTLKRNYFNNLDPSQHKGIVPDNYLDACPQDVDSEAAAIAKFMHNLEHLELGFSKLSAKALTSICEGCPNLKYLDLFGCVNLTSRDIANATSSLENLEIRKPNFYIPRSVFHTERYDHWRLYDERFQTDIFRI is encoded by the exons ATGGCAGAGCCGTCGTCGGAGTCATCATCATGGGCGGAGCTGACTCACGAGTGTCTAACCAACATCCTCTCTCGTCTAACCATCGAGCAGCGGTGGCGCGGCCCTATGCTCGTTTGCAAACATTGGTTCCGCGCCGCCAGGGACCCTTCTCTCTTTTCTCACTTCGATCTCGAACCCAGGTTCGAGTCTGCCCCCACCGAGTCTCCGGCCTGGTGGTTGCCGGAGTTCGAGACCAAGATTGATTCCATGCTCCGATCTGCCGTCCGTTGGAGCCTTGGATCTCTTTCAGTTATTCGGGTTAGACACTGCTCCGATTCTTCTCTCGATTTCGTCGCTCAAGG GTGCCCAAACCTTGAGGTTCTTTCCATCAAGAGCTGCGCCAATGTTACTGATAGCTCAATGGCTAAGATTGCTTTTGGCTGCCAAAAGCTCCGGGAAGTAGATATTAGCTATTGTCATGAAATCTCGAACATATCTTTGGCATTAATCGGCAGGCATTGTCCAAATATCAAGACTCTAAAACGAAACTATTTTAACAATCTAGATCCTTCCCAACACAAGGGAATTGTCCCTGACAATTATCTAGATGCCTGCCCACAAGATGTGGATTCAGAAGCTGCAGCTATTGCAAAATTCATGCACAACTTGGAGCACCTTGAACTTGGTTTCTCTAAACTATCTGCTAAAGCTCTAACTTCGATCTGTGAAGGATGTCCTAACCTCAAGTACTTGGATTTGTTTGGGTGTGTGAACTTGACAAGCCGAGATATAGCAAATGCTACATCAAGTCTGGAGAATTTGGAGATTAGGAAACCAAATTTCTATATTCCAAGGTCGGTCTTTCACACAGAGAGGTATGACCATTGGAGGTTGTATGATGAGAGATTCCAAACCGATATTTTCCGAATTTGA
- the LOC103493667 gene encoding uncharacterized protein LOC103493667 isoform X2, producing MEFNFRAGDHRPPPPPPPPPAMQLLPPRPPPMQFLPPGPPPAYCLSEQGFSDFFMDSTESFRQTTNIVTLRQPFVPNEERHWEMELMRLREEKLMGEIERERFLKEEARRELRLFEREIAIRGLTPSAVGYPFQQPQQWVGPPSSAVAAPCPSPLPAVPVHAYHEWHRMEQVKTSGRLGFGAVSLRPRIQPLMVEDKKEPKVTKEAASERELIEKPVRNALREKRKAETTSPSTKVIKLSLVKKTSQAEWSCALCKVSTANEIGFNEHLRGKKHMRKEASLRARKESKVSQAAAEPLPKKRRKPWQAMAAAAGGGAEGKEKETTKDGETHVGEKTEGSVDMNALIPYFPKVGDKEENKQENNSTVLGSDDDVMAKNVTFWCEEGKVGASQTKVMLAHVNGKKHQAKLKEANQTEEEGRPL from the exons ATGGAGTTCAATTTTCGTGCCGGTGATCACCGACCCCCACCCCCACCCCCACCGCCTCCTGCGATGCAGCTTCTTCCTCCTAGGCCTCCGCCGATGCAGTTTCTTCCTCCTGGGCCTCCGCCTGCTTATTGTCTATCTGAGCAAGGGTTTTCAG ATTTCTTCATGGATTCAACAGAATCGTTCAGACAAACCACGAACATCGTAACATTGAGACAGCCGTTCGTTCCAAACGAGGAAAGGCACTGGGAGATGGAGTTAATGCGATTGAGAGAAGAGAAATTAATGGGGGAGATTGAACGGGAGCGATTTCTGAAAGAGGAAGCGAGGAGAGAACTGAGGTTGTTCGAACGAGAGATAGCGATTCGAGGACTTACACCGTCGGCAGTTGGATATCCTTTCCAACAGCCGCAACAATGGGTAGGGCCGCCGTCCAGTGCTGTGGCAGCGCCTTGTCCATCGCCTTTGCCTGCAGTACCGGTGCACGCATACCATGAATGGCACAGGATGGAGCAAGTAAAAACTTCCGGCCGCCTAGGGTTTGGTGCGGTGTCGTTGCGGCCGCGGATTCAGCCATTAATGGTGGAAGACAAAAAGGAGCCTAAAGTAACGAAGGAGGCTGCCAGTGAAAGAGAACTCATT GAAAAACCCGTTCGGAATGCCCTTAGAGAAAAGCGAAAGGCTGAGACGACGTCACCGTCCACCAAAGTCATCAAACTATCTCTTGTGAAGAAGACTTCCCAGGCCGAGTGGAGTTGTGCCCTGTGCAAAGTGAGCACGGCGAATGAAATAGGTTTTAATGAACACCTTCGTGGCAAAAAACACATGCGTAAAGAAGCAAGCCTGAGAGCTCGTAAGGAGAGCAAAGTTTCCCAAGCTGCAGCCGAGCCATTACCGAAAAAGAGGAGAAAGCCATGGCAAGCCATGGCAGCGGCAGCAGGAGGAGGTGCGGAAgggaaggaaaaggaaacaacgAAAGATGGAGAAACACATGTAGGTGAGAAAACTGAAGGCAGTGTTGACATGAATGCATTAATTCCATACTTTCCGAAAGTAGGTGACAAAGAGGAGAATAAGCAAGAGAACAACTCGACGGTGCTCGGGTCTGACGACGATGTCATGGCAAAAAATGTCACTTTTTGGTGCGAAGAGGGCAAAGTTGGTGCTTCCCAAACAAAAGTGATGTTAGCTCATGTGAATGGGAAGAAACACCAAGCAAAACTTAAAGAAGCTAATCAAACTGAGGAGGAAGGGCGACCATTGTAG
- the LOC103493630 gene encoding translation initiation factor IF3-4, chloroplastic, with protein MAGLSGSFPFKSLLSQSSAASTTTSPAAAPTSSSSTTPFRTSTPSLPISSSFNSNAFKLRLHKSNSLRLVFSFPVSSPIRTSVFARLGGAPRSSGPPDSKRSNDEFGLDVSAIRSNNVRLIDAQQNMVGVVSKAQAIQMAEDAELDLVVLSPDADPPVVRIMDYNKYRYELQKKKRGQQKKSAATRMDLKELKMGYNIDQHDYSVRLKAAKKFLKDGDKVKVIVNLKGRENEFRNIAIELIRRFQEEVGELATEEAKNFRDRNIFIVLVPNKAVLQKAQEPPKKKDKPAVNEVSAGV; from the exons ATGGCTGGGCTCTCCGGCAGTTTCCCTTTCAAATCTCTCTTATCCCAATCCTCCGCCGCTTCCACCACCACCTCCCCCGCCGCTGCCCCAACTTCCTCCTCTTCCACTACTCCCTTCCGAACCTCAACTCCCTCTCTTCCCATCTCCTCCTCCTTTAATTCCAATGCCTTCAAACTCCGCCTTCACAAATCCAACTCTCTACGTCTCGTCTTTTCCTTTCCCGTTTCCTCTCCGATTCGTACTTCTGTATTCGCTCGACTCGGCGGCGCTCCTCGATCTTCAGGACCGCCTGATTCTAAGCGCTCTAACGATGAATTTGGTCTCGATGTTTCCGCCATCAG GTCAAATAATGTGAGGCTTATCGATGCTCAACAGAATATG GTTGGAGTTGTGTCGAAGGCCCAGGCCATTCAGATGGCTGAAGACGCTGAACTTGATTTG GTTGTATTATCTCCTGATGCAGATCCTCCGGTTGTCAGAATAATGGATTACAA TAAATATAGGTATGAActgcaaaaaaagaaaagaggacaACAGAAGAAAAGTGCTG CAACTCGCATGGATTTGAAAGAGCTTAAAATGGG TTACAACATCGACCAACATGATTACTCTGTCCGTTTGAAAGCTGCAAAGAAATTTTTAAAAGATGGAGACAAG GTTAAAGTTATAGTGAACCTGAAAGGTCGTGAAAATGAGTTCAGAAACATAGCAATTGAGCTCATCAGACGTTTCCAGGAAGAAGTTGGGGAG CTTGCAACCGAAGAGGCCAAAAACTTCAGAGACAGGAATATATTTATTGTTCTAGTCCCTAACAAGGCTGTTCTTCAAAAGGCTCAAGAACCTCCCAAGAAAAAAGATAAACCTGCAGTTAATGAAGTTTCTGCTGGTGTTTAA
- the LOC103493667 gene encoding uncharacterized protein LOC103493667 isoform X4 encodes MEFNFRAGDHRPPPPPPPPPAMQLLPPRPPPMQFLPPGPPPAYCLSEQGFSESFRQTTNIVTLRQPFVPNEERHWEMELMRLREEKLMGEIERERFLKEEARRELRLFEREIAIRGLTPSAVGYPFQQPQQWVGPPSSAVAAPCPSPLPAVPVHAYHEWHRMEQVKTSGRLGFGAVSLRPRIQPLMVEDKKEPKVTKEAASERELIEKPVRNALREKRKAETTSPSTKVIKLSLVKKTSQAEWSCALCKVSTANEIGFNEHLRGKKHMRKEASLRARKESKVSQAAAEPLPKKRRKPWQAMAAAAGGGAEGKEKETTKDGETHVGEKTEGSVDMNALIPYFPKVGDKEENKQENNSTVLGSDDDVMAKNVTFWCEEGKVGASQTKVMLAHVNGKKHQAKLKEANQTEEEGRPL; translated from the exons ATGGAGTTCAATTTTCGTGCCGGTGATCACCGACCCCCACCCCCACCCCCACCGCCTCCTGCGATGCAGCTTCTTCCTCCTAGGCCTCCGCCGATGCAGTTTCTTCCTCCTGGGCCTCCGCCTGCTTATTGTCTATCTGAGCAAGGGTTTTCAG AATCGTTCAGACAAACCACGAACATCGTAACATTGAGACAGCCGTTCGTTCCAAACGAGGAAAGGCACTGGGAGATGGAGTTAATGCGATTGAGAGAAGAGAAATTAATGGGGGAGATTGAACGGGAGCGATTTCTGAAAGAGGAAGCGAGGAGAGAACTGAGGTTGTTCGAACGAGAGATAGCGATTCGAGGACTTACACCGTCGGCAGTTGGATATCCTTTCCAACAGCCGCAACAATGGGTAGGGCCGCCGTCCAGTGCTGTGGCAGCGCCTTGTCCATCGCCTTTGCCTGCAGTACCGGTGCACGCATACCATGAATGGCACAGGATGGAGCAAGTAAAAACTTCCGGCCGCCTAGGGTTTGGTGCGGTGTCGTTGCGGCCGCGGATTCAGCCATTAATGGTGGAAGACAAAAAGGAGCCTAAAGTAACGAAGGAGGCTGCCAGTGAAAGAGAACTCATT GAAAAACCCGTTCGGAATGCCCTTAGAGAAAAGCGAAAGGCTGAGACGACGTCACCGTCCACCAAAGTCATCAAACTATCTCTTGTGAAGAAGACTTCCCAGGCCGAGTGGAGTTGTGCCCTGTGCAAAGTGAGCACGGCGAATGAAATAGGTTTTAATGAACACCTTCGTGGCAAAAAACACATGCGTAAAGAAGCAAGCCTGAGAGCTCGTAAGGAGAGCAAAGTTTCCCAAGCTGCAGCCGAGCCATTACCGAAAAAGAGGAGAAAGCCATGGCAAGCCATGGCAGCGGCAGCAGGAGGAGGTGCGGAAgggaaggaaaaggaaacaacgAAAGATGGAGAAACACATGTAGGTGAGAAAACTGAAGGCAGTGTTGACATGAATGCATTAATTCCATACTTTCCGAAAGTAGGTGACAAAGAGGAGAATAAGCAAGAGAACAACTCGACGGTGCTCGGGTCTGACGACGATGTCATGGCAAAAAATGTCACTTTTTGGTGCGAAGAGGGCAAAGTTGGTGCTTCCCAAACAAAAGTGATGTTAGCTCATGTGAATGGGAAGAAACACCAAGCAAAACTTAAAGAAGCTAATCAAACTGAGGAGGAAGGGCGACCATTGTAG
- the LOC103493600 gene encoding AUGMIN subunit 8: protein MDVFESDSIRKHSRGETPRPPLGLAERNNVSATRRSRTREVSSRYKSPTPSALSTPRRSASPNASRTVFSSSQMVQKRAVSAERKRPSTPPSPTSPSTRAQDSSADLRLSSRRTAGGRMAESLWPSTMRSLSVSFQSDIISVPVSKKEKPVPASPSDRTLRPSSNFAHKHVETPMVSRKPTPERKRSPLKGKNVSDQLENSKPIDSLHTRLVDQQRWPSRIGGKVSLNALSRSVDLTDKIIRSSSGPLVGIGLSSLRRTSSDSMNKLFQRSNNDCTRILPLDDGLRMEGESNSVENCSLQASGIPRLASNGLPDRLKPTPAVRSQSLTLPGSRLPSPIRSSMPSASVSRGSSPTRPRSSTPPPRGVSPSRARPTSIQSSCSTSVLSFIADFKGKKGANYIEDAHQLRLLYNRYMQWRFSNARAEAVLDMNKVNAERMLCNVWKATIRIWDSVTRNRIDLHRLKLELKLNKIMNDQMCYLEEWDSLERDHINSLSGALLDLEASTLRVPLTTGATADVESLKGAICSALDVMQVMASSICSLLSQVESMNGLVTELAVVASQEKAMLDECESLLASTTAMQVEEYSLRTHLIQMKQALENTTLNLLPHRYKYNYCTPFITSHQPS, encoded by the exons ATGGATGTATTTGAATCAGATTCAATAAGGAAGCATTCAAGAGGCGAGACTCCGAGACCTCCACTGGGTCTGGCTGAAAGAAACAATGTATCGGCCACTCGTCGCTCTCGGACGAGGGAAGTTAGTTCTAGATACAAGTCACCTACTCCCTCGGCCCTTTCCACACCTCGGCGCAGTGCCTCGCCGAATGCCTCAAGAACTGTGTTTTCTTCCTCCCAAATGGTGCAGAAAAGAGCCGTATCGGCTGAGAGGAAACGGCCTTCCACGCCTCCTTCTCCGACGAGTCCATCGACTCGGGCTCAGGACTCATCTGCTGATTTGAGATTGTCATCAAGAAGGACGGCAGGCGGTCGTATGGCGGAAAGTTTATGGCCTTCGACCATGCGGAGTTTGAGTGTCTCTTTCCAGTCTGACATAATTTCTGTTCCCGTCAGTAAGAAGGAAAAACCAGTCCCAGCATCTCCTTCCGATCGGACATTGAGGCCGTCTTCAAATTTTGCTCACAAGCATGTCGAAACGCCTATGGTTTCAAGGAAACCTACACCAGAGAGAAAGAGGAGTCCTCTTAAGGGAAAGAATGTTTCCGATCAGTTGGAGAATTCTAAGCCAATTGATAGCTTGCATACCCGGCTTGTAGATCAGCAGAGGTGGCCGAGTAGAATTGGTGGGAAGGTATCATTAAATGCATTAAGTCGAAGTGTGGATCTTACTGATAAAATAATTCGGAGTTCTAGTGGTCCACTTGTAGGAATTGGGTTATCTTCGTTAAGGAGAACTTCGTCTGATTCTATGAACAAACTTTTCCAGAGATCTAATAATGATTGTACGAGGATTCTTCCACTTGATGATGGTCTTAGAATGGAAGGTGAATCAAATTCAGTTGAGAATTGTTCATTGCAGGCATCAGGAATTCCTAGGCTTGCTTCTAATGGCTTACCAGATAGGCTAAAACCAACACCAGCTGTCAGATCTCAGTCTCTGACGTTACCTGGATCTCGTCTACCTTCACCCATTAGATCCTCAATGCCATCAGCCTCTGTTTCTAGAGGTTCAAGTCCAACCCGGCCAAGATCATCAACTCCTCCTCCTAGGGGTGTCAGTCCATCTCGAGCCAGGCCAACTTCCATTCAATCAAGCTGCTCAACTTCGGTGCTCAGTTTCATTGCAGATTTTAAGGGTAAAAAAGGTGCTAATTATATTGAAGATGCTCACCAGCTACGGCTATTATATAATAGATATATGCAATGGAGATTTTCCAATGCACGAGCAGAGGCTGTACTTGACATGAATAAAGTAAATGCAGAG AGAATGCTATGTAATGTCTGGAAAGCTACGATACGTATTTGGGATTCAGTAACCAGAAACAGAATTGATCTCCATAGGCTGAAGCTAGAGCTCAAGCTGAATAAGATTATGAATGATCAA ATGTGCTACCTTGAGGAATGGGATTCACTTGAGAGAGACCATATCAATTCGTTGTCTGGTGCATTGTTAGATCTTGAAGCAAGCACTCTTCGAGTTCCCCTAACTACAGGAGCAACA GCAGATGTTGAATCATTGAAAGGTGCAATCTGCTCAGCTCTTGACGTGATGCAAGTAATGGCATCCTCCATATGCTCCTTGCTTTCGCAG GTGGAGAGCATGAATGGGTTGGTTACAGAACTCGCGGTTGTAGCTTCGCAAGAGAAAGCAATGTTAGATGAATGTGAATCATTGCTGGCATCAACAACAGCAATGCAG GTAGAAGAGTACAGTCTTAGGACACATCTCATACAAATGAAACAAGCTTTGGAAAACACAACTCTCAATCTTCTTCCCCATCGGTATAAGTATAACTACTGCACCCCCTTCATAACCTCTCACCAACCAAGCTAA
- the LOC103493667 gene encoding uncharacterized protein LOC103493667 isoform X1, producing MEFNFRAGDHRPPPPPPPPPAMQLLPPRPPPMQFLPPGPPPAYCLSEQGFSDFFMDSTESFRQTTNIVTLRQPFVPNEERHWEMELMRLREEKLMGEIERERFLKEEARRELRLFEREIAIRGLTPSAVGYPFQQPQQWVGPPSSAVAAPCPSPLPAVPVHAYHEWHRMEQVKTSGRLGFGAVSLRPRIQPLMVEDKKEPKVTKEAASERELIVLEKPVRNALREKRKAETTSPSTKVIKLSLVKKTSQAEWSCALCKVSTANEIGFNEHLRGKKHMRKEASLRARKESKVSQAAAEPLPKKRRKPWQAMAAAAGGGAEGKEKETTKDGETHVGEKTEGSVDMNALIPYFPKVGDKEENKQENNSTVLGSDDDVMAKNVTFWCEEGKVGASQTKVMLAHVNGKKHQAKLKEANQTEEEGRPL from the exons ATGGAGTTCAATTTTCGTGCCGGTGATCACCGACCCCCACCCCCACCCCCACCGCCTCCTGCGATGCAGCTTCTTCCTCCTAGGCCTCCGCCGATGCAGTTTCTTCCTCCTGGGCCTCCGCCTGCTTATTGTCTATCTGAGCAAGGGTTTTCAG ATTTCTTCATGGATTCAACAGAATCGTTCAGACAAACCACGAACATCGTAACATTGAGACAGCCGTTCGTTCCAAACGAGGAAAGGCACTGGGAGATGGAGTTAATGCGATTGAGAGAAGAGAAATTAATGGGGGAGATTGAACGGGAGCGATTTCTGAAAGAGGAAGCGAGGAGAGAACTGAGGTTGTTCGAACGAGAGATAGCGATTCGAGGACTTACACCGTCGGCAGTTGGATATCCTTTCCAACAGCCGCAACAATGGGTAGGGCCGCCGTCCAGTGCTGTGGCAGCGCCTTGTCCATCGCCTTTGCCTGCAGTACCGGTGCACGCATACCATGAATGGCACAGGATGGAGCAAGTAAAAACTTCCGGCCGCCTAGGGTTTGGTGCGGTGTCGTTGCGGCCGCGGATTCAGCCATTAATGGTGGAAGACAAAAAGGAGCCTAAAGTAACGAAGGAGGCTGCCAGTGAAAGAGAACTCATTGTACTG GAAAAACCCGTTCGGAATGCCCTTAGAGAAAAGCGAAAGGCTGAGACGACGTCACCGTCCACCAAAGTCATCAAACTATCTCTTGTGAAGAAGACTTCCCAGGCCGAGTGGAGTTGTGCCCTGTGCAAAGTGAGCACGGCGAATGAAATAGGTTTTAATGAACACCTTCGTGGCAAAAAACACATGCGTAAAGAAGCAAGCCTGAGAGCTCGTAAGGAGAGCAAAGTTTCCCAAGCTGCAGCCGAGCCATTACCGAAAAAGAGGAGAAAGCCATGGCAAGCCATGGCAGCGGCAGCAGGAGGAGGTGCGGAAgggaaggaaaaggaaacaacgAAAGATGGAGAAACACATGTAGGTGAGAAAACTGAAGGCAGTGTTGACATGAATGCATTAATTCCATACTTTCCGAAAGTAGGTGACAAAGAGGAGAATAAGCAAGAGAACAACTCGACGGTGCTCGGGTCTGACGACGATGTCATGGCAAAAAATGTCACTTTTTGGTGCGAAGAGGGCAAAGTTGGTGCTTCCCAAACAAAAGTGATGTTAGCTCATGTGAATGGGAAGAAACACCAAGCAAAACTTAAAGAAGCTAATCAAACTGAGGAGGAAGGGCGACCATTGTAG
- the LOC103493660 gene encoding UPF0057 membrane protein At4g30660, with the protein MVNGCEICCEILIAILIPPLGVCLKFGCCTVEFCLCLILTLLGYVPGIIYAVYAIAFVDRDQFFDEYRRPLYSSASAD; encoded by the exons ATGGTGAACGGTTGTGAGATCTGCTGCGAGATTCTCATCGCCATCCTCATTCCTCCTCTAGGAGTTTGCCTCAAATTCGGCTGTTGTACG GTGGAGTTTTGTCTGTGTTTGATTCTGACTCTTCTCGGTTACGTTCCGGGGATCATTTACGCAGTCTACGCCATTGCGTTCGTGGATCGTGACCAGTTTTTTGATGAGTACAGGCGTCCGCTCTATTCGTCGGCGTCGGCGGATTAA
- the LOC103493667 gene encoding uncharacterized protein LOC103493667 isoform X3: MEFNFRAGDHRPPPPPPPPPAMQLLPPRPPPMQFLPPGPPPAYCLSEQGFSESFRQTTNIVTLRQPFVPNEERHWEMELMRLREEKLMGEIERERFLKEEARRELRLFEREIAIRGLTPSAVGYPFQQPQQWVGPPSSAVAAPCPSPLPAVPVHAYHEWHRMEQVKTSGRLGFGAVSLRPRIQPLMVEDKKEPKVTKEAASERELIVLEKPVRNALREKRKAETTSPSTKVIKLSLVKKTSQAEWSCALCKVSTANEIGFNEHLRGKKHMRKEASLRARKESKVSQAAAEPLPKKRRKPWQAMAAAAGGGAEGKEKETTKDGETHVGEKTEGSVDMNALIPYFPKVGDKEENKQENNSTVLGSDDDVMAKNVTFWCEEGKVGASQTKVMLAHVNGKKHQAKLKEANQTEEEGRPL, translated from the exons ATGGAGTTCAATTTTCGTGCCGGTGATCACCGACCCCCACCCCCACCCCCACCGCCTCCTGCGATGCAGCTTCTTCCTCCTAGGCCTCCGCCGATGCAGTTTCTTCCTCCTGGGCCTCCGCCTGCTTATTGTCTATCTGAGCAAGGGTTTTCAG AATCGTTCAGACAAACCACGAACATCGTAACATTGAGACAGCCGTTCGTTCCAAACGAGGAAAGGCACTGGGAGATGGAGTTAATGCGATTGAGAGAAGAGAAATTAATGGGGGAGATTGAACGGGAGCGATTTCTGAAAGAGGAAGCGAGGAGAGAACTGAGGTTGTTCGAACGAGAGATAGCGATTCGAGGACTTACACCGTCGGCAGTTGGATATCCTTTCCAACAGCCGCAACAATGGGTAGGGCCGCCGTCCAGTGCTGTGGCAGCGCCTTGTCCATCGCCTTTGCCTGCAGTACCGGTGCACGCATACCATGAATGGCACAGGATGGAGCAAGTAAAAACTTCCGGCCGCCTAGGGTTTGGTGCGGTGTCGTTGCGGCCGCGGATTCAGCCATTAATGGTGGAAGACAAAAAGGAGCCTAAAGTAACGAAGGAGGCTGCCAGTGAAAGAGAACTCATTGTACTG GAAAAACCCGTTCGGAATGCCCTTAGAGAAAAGCGAAAGGCTGAGACGACGTCACCGTCCACCAAAGTCATCAAACTATCTCTTGTGAAGAAGACTTCCCAGGCCGAGTGGAGTTGTGCCCTGTGCAAAGTGAGCACGGCGAATGAAATAGGTTTTAATGAACACCTTCGTGGCAAAAAACACATGCGTAAAGAAGCAAGCCTGAGAGCTCGTAAGGAGAGCAAAGTTTCCCAAGCTGCAGCCGAGCCATTACCGAAAAAGAGGAGAAAGCCATGGCAAGCCATGGCAGCGGCAGCAGGAGGAGGTGCGGAAgggaaggaaaaggaaacaacgAAAGATGGAGAAACACATGTAGGTGAGAAAACTGAAGGCAGTGTTGACATGAATGCATTAATTCCATACTTTCCGAAAGTAGGTGACAAAGAGGAGAATAAGCAAGAGAACAACTCGACGGTGCTCGGGTCTGACGACGATGTCATGGCAAAAAATGTCACTTTTTGGTGCGAAGAGGGCAAAGTTGGTGCTTCCCAAACAAAAGTGATGTTAGCTCATGTGAATGGGAAGAAACACCAAGCAAAACTTAAAGAAGCTAATCAAACTGAGGAGGAAGGGCGACCATTGTAG